One Chanodichthys erythropterus isolate Z2021 chromosome 22, ASM2448905v1, whole genome shotgun sequence DNA window includes the following coding sequences:
- the dub gene encoding duboraya isoform X2, which yields MEEHTVVKKRSVAELAGKFNCPIPHTTDAEVNKPVRRRPPRTLPLPASNDAGQGQDEKGAETASPRKNRNSALIEKLQANLALSPTGPLPFPKSPGVLKIPVPSFSPGSPSSPSSPPIIVTPKQEETPASFENPSEGAVLKSIIKGRARHSIKRRPPSRRHRKSSADEEVDKASDTLEHTTPNGHEGDVFEEQKTSLDTESLPSKEQIEQETKSTDSEKAEPVEKVETVTSEKKEAEEKTEQEEQKTEQAEEKTEQEEEKIEQELKEEKSEEPQLANNTEETHEEPVTETHGKPQAEPETTDEKEEKQKEDQVNH from the exons GAGCATACTGTTGTTAAAAAGCGCTCTGTGGCTGAACTAGCTGGAAAATTCAATTGTCCAATACCCCATACTACAGATGCTGAAGTG AACAAGCCTGTGAGAAGGAGACCCCCACGCACGCTCCCACTTCCTGCTAGTAATGATGCTGGTCAAGGCCAAGATGAG AAAGGAGCTGAAACAGCATCACCCAGGAAGAACAGAAACTCTGCCCTTATTGAGAAACTGCAG GCCAACCTTGCGCTTTCTCCCACGGGGCCACTGCCCTTCCCAAAGAGCCCAGGGGTGTTGAAGATACCGGTACCATCCTTCTCCCCCGGCTCTCCCAGCAGCCCCTCTAGTCCTCCTATAATTGTCACGCCCAAACAGGAGGAAACTCCTGCCAGCTTTGAGAATCCCTCGGAGGGAGCTGTTCTCAAAAGCATCATTAAG GGTAGAGCTCGACATTCCATTAAGCGCCGCCCACCGTCTCGCCGACACAGGAAGTCTAGTGCGGATGAAGAGGTGGATAAAGCCTCAGACACCCTTGAACACACAACTCCAAATGGGCATGAAGGAGATGTGTTTGAAGAACAGAAGACGTCACTAGACACAGAATCTCTCCCCTCTAAAGAACAGATTGAGCAGGAAACCAAATCGACAGATTCAGAGAAGGCGGAACCAGTGGAAAAAGTGGAGACTGTGACTTCAGAAAAGAAAGAGGCAGAAGAGAAGACAGAACAAGAAGAACAGAAGACAGAACAAGCAGAAGAGAAGACAGAACAAGAAGAAGAGAAGATAGAACAAGAGCTAAAAGAAGAGAAAAGTGAGGAACCACAGCTGGCTAACAATACAGAAGAAACACATGAAGAGCCAGTCACAGAAACTCACGGAAAACCACAGGCTGAACCTGAAACAACAGATGAGAAAGAAGAGAAACAGAAAGAAGATCAAGTAAACCATTAG
- the dub gene encoding duboraya isoform X1: MEEHTVVKKRSVAELAGKFNCPIPHTTDAEVVRFHINKPVRRRPPRTLPLPASNDAGQGQDEKGAETASPRKNRNSALIEKLQANLALSPTGPLPFPKSPGVLKIPVPSFSPGSPSSPSSPPIIVTPKQEETPASFENPSEGAVLKSIIKGRARHSIKRRPPSRRHRKSSADEEVDKASDTLEHTTPNGHEGDVFEEQKTSLDTESLPSKEQIEQETKSTDSEKAEPVEKVETVTSEKKEAEEKTEQEEQKTEQAEEKTEQEEEKIEQELKEEKSEEPQLANNTEETHEEPVTETHGKPQAEPETTDEKEEKQKEDQVNH, encoded by the exons GAGCATACTGTTGTTAAAAAGCGCTCTGTGGCTGAACTAGCTGGAAAATTCAATTGTCCAATACCCCATACTACAGATGCTGAAGTGGTGAGGTTTCATATT AACAAGCCTGTGAGAAGGAGACCCCCACGCACGCTCCCACTTCCTGCTAGTAATGATGCTGGTCAAGGCCAAGATGAG AAAGGAGCTGAAACAGCATCACCCAGGAAGAACAGAAACTCTGCCCTTATTGAGAAACTGCAG GCCAACCTTGCGCTTTCTCCCACGGGGCCACTGCCCTTCCCAAAGAGCCCAGGGGTGTTGAAGATACCGGTACCATCCTTCTCCCCCGGCTCTCCCAGCAGCCCCTCTAGTCCTCCTATAATTGTCACGCCCAAACAGGAGGAAACTCCTGCCAGCTTTGAGAATCCCTCGGAGGGAGCTGTTCTCAAAAGCATCATTAAG GGTAGAGCTCGACATTCCATTAAGCGCCGCCCACCGTCTCGCCGACACAGGAAGTCTAGTGCGGATGAAGAGGTGGATAAAGCCTCAGACACCCTTGAACACACAACTCCAAATGGGCATGAAGGAGATGTGTTTGAAGAACAGAAGACGTCACTAGACACAGAATCTCTCCCCTCTAAAGAACAGATTGAGCAGGAAACCAAATCGACAGATTCAGAGAAGGCGGAACCAGTGGAAAAAGTGGAGACTGTGACTTCAGAAAAGAAAGAGGCAGAAGAGAAGACAGAACAAGAAGAACAGAAGACAGAACAAGCAGAAGAGAAGACAGAACAAGAAGAAGAGAAGATAGAACAAGAGCTAAAAGAAGAGAAAAGTGAGGAACCACAGCTGGCTAACAATACAGAAGAAACACATGAAGAGCCAGTCACAGAAACTCACGGAAAACCACAGGCTGAACCTGAAACAACAGATGAGAAAGAAGAGAAACAGAAAGAAGATCAAGTAAACCATTAG
- the guca1d gene encoding guanylate cyclase activator 1d, which translates to MGNKHTSLDDILAEDMHHWYNKFMRESPSGLITLFELKSILGLQGMNEDASSYVDQVFFTFDMDGDGYIDFVEYIAAVSLMLKGEINQKLKWYFKLFDQDGNGKIDRDELETIFTAIQDITRNRDIVPEEVVALIFEKIDVNGEGELTLEEFIEGAKEHPDIMDMLNKLMDLTPVLIIIVEGRQKQIKAS; encoded by the exons ATGGGTAACAAACACACAAGTCTGGATGATATCCTCGCTGAGGACATGCACCACTGGTATAACAAGTTCATGAGGGAGTCTCCATCAGGCCTGATCACGCTTTTTGAGCTCAAGTCCATTCTGGGACTGCAGGGGATGAATGAGGACGCCAGCAGTTATGTGGATCAGGTGTTCTTCACTTTCGACATGGATGGG GATGGATACATAGATTTTGTGGAATATATCGCTGCTGTTAGCTTAATGCTCAAGGGGGAAATTAACCAGAAACTCAAGTGGTACTTCAAACTTTTTGACCAGGATGGCAATGGGAAAATTGACAGGGATGAATTGGAGACAATATTTACG GCTATACAAGACATCACAAGAAATCGTGATATTGTGCCAGAGGAAGTAGTGGCCCTTATATTTGAAAAGATTGATGTTAATGGAGAGG GTGAACTGACGCTGGAGGAGTTTATCGAAGGAGCTAAAGAACATCCTGACATTATGGATATGCTGAATAAACTGATGGACCTCACTCCAGTCCTAATTATTATTGTCGAAGGGCGACAGAAACAAATCAAGGCAAGTTAG
- the dub gene encoding duboraya isoform X3, giving the protein MENKPVRRRPPRTLPLPASNDAGQGQDEKGAETASPRKNRNSALIEKLQANLALSPTGPLPFPKSPGVLKIPVPSFSPGSPSSPSSPPIIVTPKQEETPASFENPSEGAVLKSIIKGRARHSIKRRPPSRRHRKSSADEEVDKASDTLEHTTPNGHEGDVFEEQKTSLDTESLPSKEQIEQETKSTDSEKAEPVEKVETVTSEKKEAEEKTEQEEQKTEQAEEKTEQEEEKIEQELKEEKSEEPQLANNTEETHEEPVTETHGKPQAEPETTDEKEEKQKEDQVNH; this is encoded by the exons AACAAGCCTGTGAGAAGGAGACCCCCACGCACGCTCCCACTTCCTGCTAGTAATGATGCTGGTCAAGGCCAAGATGAG AAAGGAGCTGAAACAGCATCACCCAGGAAGAACAGAAACTCTGCCCTTATTGAGAAACTGCAG GCCAACCTTGCGCTTTCTCCCACGGGGCCACTGCCCTTCCCAAAGAGCCCAGGGGTGTTGAAGATACCGGTACCATCCTTCTCCCCCGGCTCTCCCAGCAGCCCCTCTAGTCCTCCTATAATTGTCACGCCCAAACAGGAGGAAACTCCTGCCAGCTTTGAGAATCCCTCGGAGGGAGCTGTTCTCAAAAGCATCATTAAG GGTAGAGCTCGACATTCCATTAAGCGCCGCCCACCGTCTCGCCGACACAGGAAGTCTAGTGCGGATGAAGAGGTGGATAAAGCCTCAGACACCCTTGAACACACAACTCCAAATGGGCATGAAGGAGATGTGTTTGAAGAACAGAAGACGTCACTAGACACAGAATCTCTCCCCTCTAAAGAACAGATTGAGCAGGAAACCAAATCGACAGATTCAGAGAAGGCGGAACCAGTGGAAAAAGTGGAGACTGTGACTTCAGAAAAGAAAGAGGCAGAAGAGAAGACAGAACAAGAAGAACAGAAGACAGAACAAGCAGAAGAGAAGACAGAACAAGAAGAAGAGAAGATAGAACAAGAGCTAAAAGAAGAGAAAAGTGAGGAACCACAGCTGGCTAACAATACAGAAGAAACACATGAAGAGCCAGTCACAGAAACTCACGGAAAACCACAGGCTGAACCTGAAACAACAGATGAGAAAGAAGAGAAACAGAAAGAAGATCAAGTAAACCATTAG